One window of Elusimicrobiaceae bacterium genomic DNA carries:
- a CDS encoding flippase-like domain-containing protein produces the protein MKKSIKFWVYTLGIILSLGIITLLVYQAKDSFVKIWQQVQTKYLFLSLASAMMIYVAMGLSLYEVLRIMGRRINKGAAIGIALVSTTVNYVVSSFGVSGFALRAHLLNRRRVPFGMCVTASIVISVLLYFVLAVIILQGSVLMFFNSSATTMQILKNVLIIVVMCAICVCITAFLFNNEWRSKWVRRIFRLINKVLFHLFRALIPKGRYDTFVDQLDEGINLIHKKKKKLTGAILYVCADWLFTILVLYFAFCAVGVHVSAAGLVTGFAVGMVTTLIPVLPGGLGAMELAMTAVFSQMGIDWDAALMATLIYRVVYYVIPGIVSIFIYWGLQLSETPRQSKKLKGALYEGKNG, from the coding sequence ATGAAAAAAAGCATTAAATTTTGGGTTTATACGTTGGGGATTATCCTCTCCTTGGGGATTATTACGTTATTGGTTTATCAGGCCAAAGACAGTTTTGTTAAAATTTGGCAACAAGTCCAAACCAAATATCTTTTCCTATCCTTAGCCTCTGCCATGATGATTTATGTGGCTATGGGCCTTAGTCTGTATGAAGTATTACGCATTATGGGGCGCCGTATCAATAAAGGGGCCGCCATTGGTATTGCCCTAGTGTCTACGACGGTTAATTACGTGGTGTCTAGTTTTGGGGTCAGCGGTTTTGCGTTGCGCGCACATTTGCTTAATCGTCGTCGAGTGCCGTTTGGCATGTGTGTGACTGCAAGTATTGTTATCAGTGTATTGTTGTATTTCGTGTTGGCGGTAATTATTTTGCAAGGGTCGGTGTTGATGTTTTTTAATTCTTCCGCTACAACTATGCAAATTTTGAAAAATGTACTGATAATTGTTGTTATGTGCGCTATATGTGTGTGTATTACGGCTTTCTTGTTTAACAACGAGTGGCGTTCTAAATGGGTGCGTCGTATTTTCCGCTTAATCAACAAAGTTTTGTTTCATCTTTTTCGTGCTTTAATCCCCAAAGGTCGTTATGATACCTTTGTTGATCAGTTAGATGAGGGAATTAATTTGATTCACAAGAAAAAGAAGAAATTGACGGGTGCCATTTTGTATGTGTGTGCCGATTGGTTATTTACCATTTTGGTTTTATACTTTGCTTTTTGTGCGGTGGGAGTGCATGTGTCTGCGGCCGGTTTGGTGACGGGCTTTGCCGTAGGTATGGTGACCACCCTGATTCCCGTACTTCCCGGCGGACTCGGAGCGATGGAACTAGCCATGACGGCCGTTTTTTCGCAGATGGGGATTGATTGGGATGCAGCCTTGATGGCTACGCTTATTTATAGAGTCGTGTATTACGTTATTCCGGGCATTGTGAGTATTTTTATTTATTGGGGACTGCAACTGTCAGAAACACCACGTCAGTCCAAAAAATTAAAGGGGGCCCTGTATGAAGGAAA
- the uvrA gene encoding excinuclease ABC subunit UvrA, which produces MKSIKVIGAKGHNLKNITVEIPKEKMVVVTGLSGSGKSSLAFDTIYAEGQRRYVESMSAYARQFLELMEKPDVEHIAGLSPAISIEQRNPSKNPRSTVATVTEIYDYLRLLFARIGQRHCPQCGRPVQSWSVQAITADILKKFEDKTVYIFSPIVRGRAGTYEELFAKLKKEGFVKVRVNGIICTLDTIPTLERYKKHTIELLADEIYVEEFERERIVESLELALRYSKGLVSVEESEGNKPFAFTYSENNACAHCGIGFSELEPRLFSFNSPYGACPECNGLGIKIEIAEDLVVPDTSLSINQGAIVAWDNPVTTRTHRWKNSWSEYYYDILKQVCRQAKINMNIAWNQLPQAQRDLLLYGTGGAQYTSVISGNSQDFEGVITNLKRRHDESESDFVKEEVYNRFMREITCPVCEGKRLKQEALSVYIGGKNIAQIVAMQVSAAKEFFDCLQLNDKEKTIAKDVLKEIKARLDFLNSVGLSYLTLERKSQTLSGGEAQRIHLATQIGSGLTGVLYVLDEPTIGLHSRDNDRLIATLKDLRDLDNTLIIVEHDKDTILASDWVVELGPAAGEHGGEVVSQGPTAEFLKDSKSLTASYLNGTRCILPPETLRCGTGKYIEILGAQQFNLKNIDVKIPLGKMICVTGVSGSGKSTLVHQILYKSLAQKFYHAKEVAGKHKTIKGLENIDKVIIVDQSPIGKTPRSNPATYIGLFTHIRELFAEMPQAKRRGYKAGRFSFNVKGGRCEKCQGDGILKIQMQFLPDIYVRCEECNGKRFNEDTLQVTFKGKNIADVLEMSVSQALEFFDSIPKIKRYLQTLQDVGLGYIKLGQAATTLSGGEAQRVKLADELSRKGTGKTLYILDEPTTGLHFADIDKLLHVLHGLADKGNTVLIIEHNLDVIKTADWLIDLGPEGGDKGGMIVAEGTPYQVAQNPHSYTGQYLKTELNEVAAFRKANGLPPATGKTAKIKTKETETKKQKKKSSSQK; this is translated from the coding sequence ATGAAAAGCATTAAAGTAATCGGAGCCAAAGGGCATAATTTAAAAAATATTACGGTAGAAATACCCAAAGAAAAAATGGTTGTAGTGACAGGTCTTTCCGGCAGCGGAAAAAGTTCGTTGGCATTTGACACTATTTATGCAGAAGGACAACGCCGCTACGTAGAAAGTATGTCTGCCTATGCTCGGCAATTTTTAGAACTGATGGAAAAGCCCGATGTGGAGCATATTGCCGGCCTTTCTCCGGCCATCTCCATAGAGCAGAGGAACCCTTCTAAAAACCCGCGCTCCACCGTAGCCACTGTGACGGAAATATACGACTATTTGCGTTTATTATTTGCCCGCATCGGTCAACGCCATTGCCCCCAATGCGGCAGACCTGTGCAAAGTTGGTCCGTACAAGCCATTACTGCTGATATTTTAAAAAAATTCGAAGACAAAACCGTTTATATTTTTTCTCCCATTGTGCGAGGCAGAGCAGGCACCTACGAAGAACTGTTTGCCAAACTAAAAAAAGAAGGTTTTGTCAAAGTGCGCGTTAACGGCATTATTTGCACACTGGATACGATCCCCACTTTAGAACGCTACAAAAAACATACTATTGAACTATTGGCCGATGAAATTTATGTAGAAGAATTTGAACGGGAAAGAATCGTGGAGTCTTTGGAGTTGGCATTAAGATATTCCAAAGGATTAGTTTCGGTGGAAGAAAGTGAAGGGAACAAACCTTTTGCTTTTACTTATAGCGAAAATAATGCCTGCGCCCATTGTGGTATTGGGTTTAGTGAATTGGAACCGCGCTTATTTTCATTCAATTCTCCTTACGGAGCCTGCCCTGAATGCAATGGATTAGGTATTAAAATAGAAATTGCCGAAGATTTAGTCGTGCCGGATACATCCCTTTCCATAAATCAAGGAGCCATCGTTGCATGGGACAACCCCGTCACTACGCGTACACACCGATGGAAAAATTCTTGGAGTGAATATTATTACGACATCTTAAAACAAGTTTGCCGCCAAGCCAAAATCAATATGAATATTGCATGGAACCAATTGCCTCAAGCACAACGGGATCTGCTTTTATACGGAACGGGCGGGGCTCAATATACTTCCGTCATTTCAGGCAACAGCCAAGATTTTGAAGGTGTCATCACCAATTTAAAGCGTCGCCATGATGAAAGCGAAAGCGACTTTGTAAAAGAAGAAGTTTACAACCGATTTATGCGCGAAATTACTTGCCCCGTTTGTGAAGGAAAACGCTTAAAACAGGAGGCTTTATCCGTATATATCGGCGGAAAAAACATTGCTCAAATCGTGGCGATGCAAGTTTCGGCGGCGAAGGAATTTTTTGACTGTCTGCAATTAAATGATAAAGAAAAAACGATTGCCAAAGATGTGCTGAAAGAAATCAAGGCCCGTTTGGATTTTTTAAACAGCGTAGGGCTAAGTTATTTGACGTTAGAACGCAAAAGCCAAACACTTTCCGGCGGGGAAGCCCAGCGCATTCACTTGGCCACCCAAATCGGATCCGGACTAACGGGAGTTTTGTATGTACTAGACGAACCTACCATCGGCCTGCACTCGCGCGATAATGACCGTCTGATTGCCACCTTAAAAGATTTGCGGGATCTGGACAACACACTTATTATCGTAGAACATGACAAAGATACCATTTTGGCCTCCGATTGGGTGGTGGAATTGGGCCCCGCTGCCGGAGAGCATGGCGGAGAAGTAGTCAGTCAAGGGCCTACAGCTGAGTTTTTAAAGGATTCTAAATCCCTCACCGCCTCCTACCTTAACGGTACTCGTTGTATTTTACCCCCAGAAACCTTGCGCTGCGGCACCGGAAAATATATTGAAATTTTGGGAGCTCAGCAATTTAACCTTAAAAACATTGATGTCAAAATTCCGTTAGGCAAAATGATCTGCGTGACGGGGGTATCCGGCTCGGGCAAGAGTACACTCGTACATCAAATTTTATACAAATCCCTCGCTCAAAAGTTTTATCATGCCAAAGAAGTGGCCGGCAAACACAAAACCATAAAAGGGCTGGAAAATATAGATAAAGTAATTATCGTTGATCAAAGCCCCATCGGCAAAACACCGCGCTCTAATCCGGCCACCTATATCGGCCTGTTTACCCATATTCGCGAACTCTTTGCCGAGATGCCGCAAGCCAAACGACGCGGCTATAAAGCGGGTAGGTTTTCTTTTAACGTAAAAGGAGGCCGCTGCGAAAAATGTCAGGGAGACGGTATCTTAAAAATACAAATGCAATTTTTACCGGATATTTACGTACGTTGTGAAGAATGCAACGGCAAGCGATTTAATGAAGACACTTTACAAGTGACATTCAAAGGTAAAAATATTGCAGACGTATTAGAAATGAGCGTTTCGCAGGCATTAGAATTTTTTGACTCTATTCCCAAAATTAAGCGCTATTTACAAACCCTGCAAGATGTAGGATTAGGATATATCAAGTTGGGGCAAGCGGCCACCACTTTATCCGGCGGAGAAGCCCAACGTGTCAAATTGGCAGATGAACTCTCTCGCAAAGGGACCGGTAAAACTTTGTACATTTTAGATGAGCCTACTACCGGCCTGCATTTTGCTGATATTGATAAACTTCTACACGTCTTACATGGCTTGGCAGATAAAGGAAATACGGTACTGATTATTGAGCATAATTTAGACGTCATTAAAACTGCCGATTGGTTGATAGACTTAGGACCTGAAGGTGGAGATAAAGGCGGAATGATTGTGGCGGAAGGAACCCCCTATCAAGTGGCACAGAACCCTCATTCCTATACAGGACAATACCTCAAAACAGAACTAAACGAAGTGGCCGCATTTCGTAAGGCTAACGGCTTACCGCCGGCCACAGGCAAAACGGCTAAAATAAAAACAAAAGAAACAGAAACCAAAAAACAGAAGAAAAAATCTTCCTCCCAAAAATAA
- a CDS encoding RDD family protein yields the protein MHASIWKRFWAFVIDVLIFAILFWILAQLIDNFTLSLLMLVIIWLYYALLESSPQQASLGKQLLGLKVVDKRGQRLSFGKATKRLFSRLVTNFTFYFGFFSAAFDKQNQTLHDRLSKSLVVEKDTPFDPDHYVEEDEPVLTLVTVISVLLAVVFVSLLVWWVVLPQYQNFHEKVSLAPMSDNLK from the coding sequence ATGCATGCAAGTATATGGAAGCGTTTTTGGGCATTTGTCATAGATGTCTTGATATTTGCCATACTTTTTTGGATATTGGCACAGTTGATTGATAATTTCACGCTGTCTTTGCTGATGTTGGTGATTATCTGGCTCTATTATGCCCTGTTGGAAAGTTCGCCGCAGCAGGCTAGTTTGGGCAAACAACTTTTGGGTCTAAAAGTAGTGGATAAGCGTGGCCAGCGTTTGAGTTTTGGAAAAGCCACCAAGCGCTTATTTTCCCGTTTGGTGACTAATTTTACTTTTTACTTTGGCTTTTTTTCCGCAGCCTTTGATAAGCAAAACCAAACATTGCATGACCGATTAAGTAAAAGTTTGGTGGTAGAAAAAGATACTCCGTTTGATCCGGACCATTACGTAGAAGAAGACGAACCGGTACTTACGTTAGTGACGGTGATATCGGTCTTATTGGCAGTGGTATTTGTTTCTTTGTTGGTATGGTGGGTGGTACTACCGCAATATCAAAACTTCCACGAAAAGGTGAGTTTAGCACCCATGAGCGATAACCTAAAATAA
- a CDS encoding prepilin-type N-terminal cleavage/methylation domain-containing protein, with protein MKKGFTLIELLVVVLIIGILSAVALPKYQKAVEKTRTSEAMTLLKNIQDAANVCCLEKGGCNPGEIMCGFDELAISLSGMDCGDNTICTGKNFEYICDEGGCANPYAWRINSEYEYHITFAGPFYHVENYRNKHLCSGDNTKGQELCMALGGKEIEVDGTRITFEI; from the coding sequence ATGAAAAAAGGTTTTACTTTGATTGAACTATTGGTGGTTGTGTTGATTATCGGTATTTTATCTGCAGTAGCATTACCCAAATATCAAAAAGCAGTGGAAAAAACCCGTACGAGCGAAGCCATGACTTTATTAAAAAATATACAAGATGCTGCCAACGTGTGTTGTTTGGAAAAAGGGGGTTGCAACCCTGGTGAGATCATGTGTGGTTTTGATGAGTTGGCAATTTCTCTGTCGGGGATGGATTGCGGAGATAACACAATATGTACTGGAAAGAATTTTGAATATATCTGTGATGAAGGCGGTTGTGCCAACCCATATGCTTGGAGAATAAACTCTGAATATGAATACCATATTACGTTTGCAGGCCCTTTTTATCATGTAGAAAATTATAGAAATAAACATCTTTGTAGCGGGGATAATACCAAAGGACAAGAATTATGCATGGCCTTAGGTGGTAAAGAAATAGAAGTTGACGGAACACGAATTACTTTTGAAATATAA